One genomic window of Tachypleus tridentatus isolate NWPU-2018 chromosome 12, ASM421037v1, whole genome shotgun sequence includes the following:
- the LOC143234558 gene encoding growth factor receptor-bound protein 14-like isoform X3, translating into MLTFHLENGSQQQMIVEEGLRVIDLCHLLTLKFNLARSCTWSIVEQLQSVGIERSLEDHEEALQVYSTWDADVVDSNKFIFRQDFHKYEFFRTPQQFYLLDMVDLGSDFKCLSDSTDLAKVVTIQNMIRAGDAVPVVQGYLWIKDPSQHLWKKFFFQVKENILNISLYSEEKIHCENFQVPQHMHPFVDLRSSDIYLPIEGNCIGAPTEFCFSIKPKQGVVKTTNDLKWFCCENRKQQHCWIVSLRLAKYGKKLRENYEELKTRYGDNTVSNSTDTDDGQLLSDYTTMKNRVAMDFTGKSGRVVENPREAKAIAAAGGRDWRRRLPVCRGMQSNFQGSFEFGIHTVQPWFYRGMSREDATQLLTKYGTVDGVFLVRESRRNPGTFVLSYVYNQKIYHTQIVPVEEKTQVCFSLDAGRTKFYDLLQLIEFYQLNLGCLPTKLTHFLVHQPKPRDSPS; encoded by the exons ATGTTGACTTTCCATTTAGAAAATGGAAGCCAACAGCAAATGATTGTTGAGGAAGGCCTCAGGGTTATTGATCTGTGCCATTTGCTAACCCTAAAGTTTAACCTTGCTCGCTCTTGTACGTGGTCCATTGTGGAACAACTTCAAAGTGTAGGAATTG AACGTAGCCTCGAAGATCACGAAGAGGCATTACAAGTGTATTCCACTTGGGATGCTGATGTAGTAGACAGTAACAAGTTTATCTTCAGACAAGACTTTCACAAGTATGAATTCTTTAGAACCCCCCAG CAATTCTACCTTCTTGATATGGTGGACCTTGGAAGTGATTTTAAATGTCTCTCGGATTCAACGGACCTTGCAAAAGTTGTAACAATTCAG aaCATGATCCGTGCTGGTGATGCAGTTCCTGTAGTACAAGGTTACCTGTGGATAAAAGACCCAAGTCAGCACTTGTGGAAGAAATTTTTCTTCCAGGTTAAAGAAAATAtcctaaatatttctttatattctgAGGAGAAG attCACTGTGAAAATTTCCAGGTGCCACAGCATATGCATCCATTTGTAGATCTGCGGAGCTCTGATATCTATTTGCCTATAGAAGGGAACTGCATTGGTGCTCCAACTGaattttgtttctctataaag CCAAAACAAGGCGTAGTAAAGACCACAAATGACTTAAAATGGTTTTGTTGTGAGAATAGGAAGCAACAACACTGCTGGATAGTGTCTCTACGGTTAGCAAAG TATGGGAAGAAACTACGGGAGAACTATGAGGAACTTAAGACCAGGTACGGTGACAACACAGTCTCTAACAGCACAGACACGGATGATGGTCAGCTGCTGTCT gactatacaacaatgaaaaataGGGTAGCAATGGACTTCACTGGAAAGTCTGGGAGGGTGGTGGAAAACCCTCGAGAAGCCAAAGCTATAGCAGCAGCCGGAGGGCGAGACTGGAGG AGAAGACTACCTGTGTGTCGTGGTATGCAGTCCAACTTTCAAGGCAGCTTCGAGTTTGGTATCCACACTGTACAACCTTGGTTCTACAGGGGTATGTCGAGAGAGGATGCGACTCAGCTTCTTACAAAGTATGGAACTGTGGATGG GGTGTTCTTGGTACGAGAAAGCAGAAGGAACCCTGGAACGTTCGTACTCTCCTATGTGTACAACCAAAAAATTTACCACACTCAAATTGTGCCT GTGGAAGAAAAGACGCAGGTTTGCTTCTCTCTGGATGCTGGGCGGACTAAATTCTATGACTTGCTTCAGTTAATTGAGTTTTATCAGTTGAATTTGGGTTGTTTACCTACTAAGCTTACACACTTCCTGGTACATCAACCTAAACCGAGAGACTCTCCATCGTGA
- the LOC143235751 gene encoding uncharacterized protein LOC143235751, which translates to MSSRCQTGSVAETASSEAASLKTSSGKERDQVNTSKRKVLQTLSRKGTRSLQDLVTCSICLDRLYIPKMLSCQHTFCLLCIQNCVVGSGDAAKIRCAQCRSENPLPKEGVSVLPGNIYLQSILDLLQTDCTTVNDFAQCSNCRTICDVNVCEHCNNSFCPTCQERHLDELKKQLNKIADQLKMMIDKVEKRAEYFQDYCMTLKEEIKEEAAKRVKKVVDAETHLLQNVDQIMSNENVIWKESVKKPGYNSSTDTRLHELDFMGISGNNGFYKFPFLTHLMVTTFLRLHHESSDLMSDSCLSFHNKLLFDPQSFTLNTRIKEFSTEGHEESGTGSVALHPAPSGEEARNENCNPKPREWIEAHARLYRLKSFAPKVKLGTNQLQRPSGVALSPWSNEVFVVSMDNHRVAIFDINSGKYLRFFGSRGHKPGEFLCPFGIALSQTEQTILVTDKWKHCIHVFRKDGKFQKQIGMKGRSSGHFRSPESITVDKYGRIYVCDTCNDRIQVFDKEGAFIRAVGVRSLTEGDSVRQHSIFHQPTGIDVTPDGQRMVVSDFGNHRIHVFSFDGDLLVTFGQKGTQRGQFIHPECVAVDNKGFIFVGDSGNGRVQICLPDGRFIRSFGSKGCHSGQFSWISGIAVTDRYDIIVTDFKNHCVQIF; encoded by the exons ATGTCATCTCGATGTCAAACAGGAAGTGTTGCTGAAACTGCTTCCTCTGAGGCAGCATCTCTGAAGACATCTAGCGGGAAAGAAAGGGACCAAGTTAATACTTCGAAAAGAAAAGTTCTGCAGACGTTGAGTCGCAAAGGTACACGAAGTTTGCAGGACTTGGTCACGTGTTCCATCTGCCTTGATAGACTGTATATCCCTAAAATGTTATCTTGTCAGCATACCTTCTGCCTTCTCTGTATTCAGAACTGTGTTGTTGGATCTGGTGACGCCGCTAAAATACGCTGTGCGCAGTGTCGGTCGGAGAACCCTCTACCGAAAGAGGGCGTTTCTGTTCTTCCCGGAAATATCTACCTACAGTCCATACTGGACCTACTGCAAACGGATTGCACTACTGTTAATGACTTCGCTCAGTGCTCAAACTGTCGAACCATCTGTGATGTTAATGTCTGTGAACATTGCAATAATAGCTTTTGTCCAACCTGTCAAGAGCGCCATTTGGACGAACTAAAGAAACAACTGAACAAAATTGCTGACCAACTAAAGATGATGATAGATAAGGTTGAGAAACGTGCGGAATATTTTCAG GATTATTGCATGACATTAAAAGAAGAGATCAAGGAGGAAGCAGCAAAGCGCGTGAAGAAAGTTGTTGACGCTGAGACGCACCTGCTGCAGAATGTAGATCAGATTATGAGCAATGAAAATGTTATCTGGAAAGAGTCTGTGAAAAAACCTGGATACAACAGTTCAACAGATACAAGACTCC ATGAGCTGGATTTTATGGGAATAAGTGGAAATAATGGTTTTTATAAGTTTCCATTTCTTACGCATCTGATG GTAACTACTTTTCTCCGCCTTCATCACGAGTCTTCAGACCTAATGTCTGATTCGTGTTTAAGTTTTCATAACAAGTTGCTGTTTGATCCACAATCATTCACTTTGAATACTCGGATAAAAGAATTTAGTACAGAGGGACATGAAGAGAGTGGTACAGGCTCAGTTGCATTGCATCCAGCGCCATCAGGTGAAgaagcaagaaatgaaaattgCAACCCGAAACCGAGAGAATGGATTGAAGCACACGCTCGTCTATACAGGTTAAAGTCGTTTGCTCCCAAGGTAAAGCTCGGTACCAACCAACTTCAAAGACCTTCTGGTGTTGCACTGTCTCCTTGGTCCAATGAAGTGTTCGTTGTTAGCATGGACAATCACCGTGTCGCCATATTTGATATTAACAGTGGGAAGTATCTAAGATTTTTTGGGAGCAGAGGCCATAAACCTGGCGAATTTCTTTGTCCATTTGGAATTGCTTTATCACAGACAGAGCAAACGATTCTAGTTACAGATAAATGGAAGCACTGTATCCACGTGTTTAGGAAAGATGGAAAATTCCAGAAGCAGATCGGTATGAAAGGCAGGTCTTCTGGACACTTTAGGAGTCCAGAGTCCATAACCGTCGACAAATATGGGAGGATCTACGTCTGTGATACTTGCAACGACAGGATTCAAGTTTTCGATAAAGAGGGCGCTTTTATACGCGCGGTGGGTGTCAGATCTCTTACTGAAGGTGATAGCGTTCGACAGCATAGCATATTCCACCAGCCAACAGGCATTGACGTCACTCCTGATGGCCAAAGAATGGTGGTCTCCGATTTTGGCAACCACAGGATACATGTTTTCTCTTTTGATGGAGACCTATTGGTCACATTTGGCCAGAAAGGAACTCAGCGTGGACAGTTCATTCATCCAGAGTGTGTCGCCGTAGACAACAAAGGGTTCATCTTTGTTGGAGACAGCGGAAACGGGCGAGTTCAAATCTGTCTACCAGATGGACGTTTTATCCGCTCGTTTGGCAGTAAAGGTTGTCACAGCGGACAGTTCAGTTGGATATCCGGAATAGCAGTCACTGACCGTTATGATATTATAGTCACCGACTTCAAGAATCACTGTGTCCAAATATTTTAA